The Meles meles chromosome 6, mMelMel3.1 paternal haplotype, whole genome shotgun sequence genome has a window encoding:
- the VPS33B gene encoding vacuolar protein sorting-associated protein 33B isoform X2, with amino-acid sequence MRYVASLVNADKLAGRTRKYKVIFSPQKFHACEMVLEEEGVYGDVSCDEWAFSLLPLDVDLLSMELPEFFRDYFLEGDQRWINTVAQALHLLSTLYGPFPNCYGIGRCTKMSYELWRKLEEEEDGETKGRRPEIGHVFLLDRDVDFVTALCSQVVYEGLVDDTFRVKCGSVDFGPEVTSSDRSLKVLLNAEDKVFNEIRNEHFSNVFGFLSQKARNLQAQYDRRRGMDIKQMKNFVSQELKGLKQEHRLLSVHIGACESIMKKKTKQDFQELIKTEHALLEGFNIRESTSYIEEHIDRQVSPIESLRLMCLLSITENGLIPKDYRSLKTQYLQSYGPEHLLTFSNLRRAGLLTEQAPGDTLTAVESKVSKLVTDKAAGKITDAFSSLAKRSNFRAISKKLNLIPRVDGEYDLKVPRDMAYVFSGAYVPLSCRLIEQVLERRSWQGLDEVVRLLNCNELAFTDVTKEDKASSESLRLIMVVFLGGCTFSEISALRFLGREKGYRFIFLTTAVTNSARLMEAMSEVKA; translated from the exons TTTCATGCGTGTGAGATGGTgctggaggaagagggagtcTATGGAG ATGTGAGCTGTGACGAGTGGGCCTTTTCTTTGCTGCCTCTTGACGTGGAtctgttgagcatggagctcCCAGAGTTTTTCAGGGACTACTTCCTG GAAGGAGATCAGCGCTGGATCAACACAGTGGCACAGGCCTTGCACCTTCTCAGCACCCTCTATGGGCCTTTTCCCAACTGCTATGGAATTGGCCGCTGCACCAAG ATGTCGTACGAACTGTGGAGGaaactggaggaggaggaggatggcgAGACCAAGGGCCGAAGGCCGGAGATCGGGCATGTCTTCCTCCTAGACAGAG ACGTGGACTTCGTGACGGCCCTCTGCTCCCAGGTGGTCTACGAGGGCCTGGTGGACGACACCTTCCGTGTCAAGTGTG GGAGTGTCGACTTCGGCCCGGAAGTCACATCCTCTGACAGGAGCTTAAAGGTTCTACTCAATGCCGAGGACAAG GTGTTTAATGAGATTCGTAACGAGCACTTCTCCAACGTCTTCGGCTTTTTGAGCCAGAAGGCCCGGAACTTGCAAGCTCAATATGAT CGCCGGAGGGGCATGGACATCAAGCAGATGAAGAACTTCGTGTCCCAGGAGCTCAAGGGACTGAAACAGGAGCACCGCCTGCTGAGTGTCC ATATCGGGGCCTGTGAATCCATCATGAAGAAGAAGACCAAGCAGGACTTCCAGGAGCTCATCAAGACTGAACATG CGCTGCTGGAGGGCTTCAACATCCGGGAGAGCACCAGCTACATCGAAGAACACATAGACCGGCAG GTGTCGCCTATAGAAAGCCTTCGCCTCATGTGCCTTTTGTCCATCACTGAGAACG GTTTGATTCCCAAGGATTACCGATCTCTGAAAACACAGTATCTGCAG AGCTATGGCCCTGAGCACCTGCTTACCTTCTCGAACCTGCGGCGAGCAGGGCTCCTCACGGAGCAGGCCCCGGGGGACACGCTCACAGCTGTGGAGAGTAAAGTGAGCAAGCTGGTGACGGACAAGGCCgcag GAAAGATTACCGATGCCTTCAGTTCTCTGGCCAAGAGGAGCAATTTCCGTGCCATCAGCAAGAAGCTGAATTTG ATCCCACGCGTCGACGGCGAGTATGATCTGAAAGTGCCACGGGACATGGCGTATGTCTTCAGTGGCGCTTACGTGCCTCTGAGCTGCCGACTCATCGAGCAG GTTCTGGAGCGGCGGAGCTGGCAGGGGCTGGACGAAGTCGTGCGGCTGCTCAACTGCAATGAGTTGGCCTTCACAG ATGTGACCAAGGAGGACAAGGCTTCCAGCGAGTCCTTGCGCCTCATCATGGTGGTGTTCTTGGGTGGTTGCACGTTCTCGGAGATCTCGGCCCTCCGGTTCCTGGGCAGGGAGAAAG GGTACAGGTTCATTTTCCTGACGACAGCAGTGACCAACAGCGCTCGCCTTATGGAAGCCATGAGTGAGGTAAAAGCCTGA